AGGAGCAGCCTCTTGTGTCCCAGTTCCTCAAGTGTTTGCACTTCCTCACGAATTTCCGTAGCGTTCAAGGTTTTGCGGTGTAGTTCTTTGTTACGGGCAGCGAATCCGCAGTATGAGCAAGAATTCCCGCATTCGTTACTGATGTACAGAGGAGCAAACAGGACGATTCGGTTGCCATAAATCTCCAGTTTAATCTGTCGAGCCACTTCGAATATAGCTTCATCAAGTTCTTTATCTTCGTTCTGGAGGAGAACCGCAGTCTCAAGAGTGGTAAGTCCTTTCTTCTCTCTGGCTCTTTCAAGAACCTCTTCAACCTGTTTTGCTACTGGATGTTGCGCTTGGGAGAGCTCGGACCAGATGCGGTATTCATCGATGAAACTAAACTGTTCTTTCTTCAAAGCTAATTCTGCCATGACACACCTCGCAGTATATGTGTGCATCTACACGATTTCCGAATCGTCTCTCGACAATCCAGTGCCGTCGGATGCAGTTTTTTCACGTTTACACAAGTATCGACTTGACGCGGACCTTTGGCAGCATTCCGAGTTTCCCGGTTAACGCCCCCAATTGATCCGTAGATGCTTCAACGATCAAGCCGATGACACTGATACCTCGTTCCTTGTGTGGCACTCCCATGCGGCCCACGATCAAGTCACCGAACTGACTGAGGAGTGCATTCACTCTGGCCGCACTCTCTTTTCTGTCTTCAATGATAATCCCTATGACACCGAGCCTCTGGTCCATACGTTCACCTTCGAGTTTCAACGTAGATTCCAGTCTTGTCTTCATTTCAGTAAAGGCGACCGAAAAATCCACCTCATGAGAAAAAGACAAAACTCGCTTACGCTTGCTTTTTCGTAGCGGGAGAAGCAGGACTGATTCTGTCGTCTGGCTCAGAATGGCAAGTTCTCGGGAGGCTCTGTAGAGATGGTAACGGCATGTCCTGCAGGGTAGCGGCAGAGTTCTCGTGAGAACTGGCCCTCTGGTTCAGATCGAATCCTCCCCGCAGGCTAACGAAGATTCAGTTTTCAGGGTACAGT
The sequence above is a segment of the Desulfomonile tiedjei DSM 6799 genome. Coding sequences within it:
- a CDS encoding TM1266 family iron-only hydrogenase system putative regulator translates to MDQRLGVIGIIIEDRKESAARVNALLSQFGDLIVGRMGVPHKERGISVIGLIVEASTDQLGALTGKLGMLPKVRVKSILV